The Euphorbia lathyris chromosome 8, ddEupLath1.1, whole genome shotgun sequence genome has a window encoding:
- the LOC136203396 gene encoding probable LRR receptor-like serine/threonine-protein kinase At3g47570, with protein sequence MEKINSSSAIIILCFIYLLKCSYESRATSNINTDMDALFALKAHITDDPQNLLASNWSKDTSVCNWIGITCGTRHRRVTEILLQNMTLTGTIPPQIENLSFLVTFSLRNNSFHGSLPVQLVNLRRLKLFSLSYNLFNGSIPSWIGFFSQLQYLALIFNNFGGQIPETIGNLQNLKLLSLVNNELSGSVPISIFNISSLEKIYISDNWLSGTLPSIMFAKLHDLEALDLCKNSFSGPIPSTLFACKRLQMLCLSYNNLEGVLHNDFGNLTMLRELYLGFNNFKGEIPHSICNLINLELLAMTRNSIGGQIPSCIGNLTGLKILYFGENKLTGSIPFEVHNLAYLEYLSFASNNLDGMLPSNIFNISTLRKLVLANNHLSGSLPPSFGLHLPNLEEIYIGGNKFHGPIPISLFNASKLINIDLGSNMFSGSIPFALGNLKNLQILSLENNQLTSQSLLTLFFSLANCKNLTVLRLGENPLNATLPISIGNLSSSLELFSMNDCGLTRTISEEIGNLTSLIYLDLGDNNLKGFIPKTIRKMRKLQVLHLESNRIQGLIPFELCGLQKLGDIYFWKNELSGNIPSCFGNLTSLRNIYFQSNKLNSTIPSTFWRLKDVIELNLSSNSLSGDLPMDIGILRTIILLDLSRNQFSGSIPPTFGGLQSLERLSLSNNRLEGSIPESFSDAINLEFMDLSINNLSGELPKSLEKLKYLKVFNVSFNELQGEIPNGGPFMNLPVQSFLGNKALCGEPKFQVNRCRTKNHSKKTKITLVAIVLTCLALGIVIVILIWYWKRKTRLLTHQVNFPTLPIWQRISIHELQQATNKFDEVNLLGRGSFGSVYRGNLSNGLSIAVKVFNLESERAFKSFDVECEVLRGIRHRNLVKILTSCCTTEFKALVMEFMPNWSLEKWLCSHNYFLDIFQRLNIMIDVASAVEYIHHGSINSIVHCDLKPSNILLDEDMVAHVTDFGIAKLIGEDQSFIQTITLATVGYMAPEFGSEGLVSIKGDIYSFGILLIETFTRKRPTHEMFNEHMSMRQWVNESLPSRVDQIVDPNLIRVDERHYLAKIDCTSLIMKLALKCCADVPDERISSKDILSALNKIKVKLLNDVQ encoded by the exons ATGGAGAAAATAAATTCTTCTTCGGCCATAATTATTTTGTGTTTCATATATTTGTTGAAATGTTCGTATGAAAGTCGAGCCACAAGTAATATCAACACTGATATGGATGCATTATTTGCCTTGAAAGCTCATATTACAGATGATCCTCAAAATCTGTTAGCATCCAACTGGTCTAAAGATACATCAGTCTGTAATTGGATTGGAATTACATGTGGAACTCGCCATCGCAGAGTTACAGAGATACTACTTCAAAACATGACTCTAACAGGGACAATTCCTCCACAAATTGAAAACCTTTCGTTTCTAGTCACTTTCTCTTTACGCAATAACTCCTTCCATGGCTCTCTACCTGTTCAACTTGTCAATTTACGCCGATTGAAGTTGTTTAGCTTGTCATACAATCTTTTCAATGGGAGTATCCCTTCATGGATTGGATTTTTCTCCCAACTTCAATATCTTGCTCTCATTTTTAATAACTTTGGAG GTCAAATTCCAGAAACAATTGGAAATCTTCAAAACTTGAAATTGTTGTCCTTGGTAAACAACGAGCTTTCAGGAAGTGTACCAATTAGTATCTTCAACATTTCTTCGTtggaaaaaatttatattagcgATAATTGGTTGTCAG GTACTCTTCCATCAATTATGTTTGCCAAACTTCATGATCTAGAGGCATTGGATCTATGTAAGAACTCATTCAGTGGTCCAATTCCTTCCACTCTGTTTGCATGCAAGAGGTTACAAATGTTATGCTTGTCTTACAACAATTTAGAAGGAGTTTTACATAACGACTTTGGGAATCTTACTATGCTTCGAGAATTATATCTTGGGTTTAACAATTTCAAAG GAGAAATTCCACACTCCATATGCAATCTTATAAATCTGGAGCTGTTAGCCATGACAAGAAATTCCATTGGTGgtcaaattccttcatgtaTTGGAAATCTTACCGGGCTAAAGATTCTTTACTTCGGAGAAAACAAGTTGACAG GTAGCATTCCGTTTGAAGTGCATAACCTTGCTTACCTAGAGTATCTGTCATTCGCATCTAACAACCTTGATGGAATGCTTCCttccaatatttttaatatttcaacATTAAGAAAGTTGGTATTGGCTAATAACCATCTATCAGGCAGTCTTCCTCCAAGCTTTGGTCTCCATCTTCCTAATCTTGAGGAAATTTATATTGGAGGAAATAAGTTTCATGGTCCTATCCCCATATCTCTCTTTAATGCGTCTAAACTCATTAATATCGACTTGGGTTCAAACATGTTCTCTGGCTCTATACCTTTTGCTCTTGGCAATTTAAAAAATCTTCAAATTCTCAGTTTAGAGAACAATCAACTCACTAGTCAATCTTTATTgactttatttttttcattggCCAATTGCAAAAATTTGACAGTTTTAAGGTTGGGTGAAAATCCATTGAATGCTACTCTACCCATTTCCATAGGAAACCTATCTTCTTCACTTGAACTTTTCAGCATGAATGATTGTGGACTAACAAGAACCATTTCCGAGGAAATTGGCAACTTGACTAGCTTGATTTATTTGGATCTAGGTGATAACAATTTAAAAGGATTCATTCCTAAGACAATTAGAAAAATGAGGAAGCTTCAAGTATTACATCTTGAGTCGAATAGAATCCAAGGGCTCATACCTTTTGAATTATGTGGCTTACAAAAATTGGGtgatatatatttttggaaaaatgaGCTCTCTGGAAATATTCCTTCTTGCTTTGGTAATCTCACTTCTCTTAggaatatttattttcaatccAACAAACTCAATTCTACTATTCCATCAACGTTTTGGAGGCTTAAAGATGTCATTGAACTCAACCTATCATCAAATTCCTTAAGTGGTGACCTTCCTATGGATATTGGCATCTTGAGAACTATTATATTACTTGATTTGTCTCGAAATCAATTCTCAGGTAGTATCCCACCCACCTTTGGAGGCCTCCAATCTCTAGAGCGTCTCTCTTTATCTAATAATAGATTGGAGGGTTCCATTCCTGAATCATTTAGTGATGCGATAAACTTGGAATTCATGGATTTATCAATCAATAATCTCTCAGGAGAATTGCCAAAGTCTTTAGAGAAATTAAAATATCTCAAGGTTTTTAATGTGTCCTTCAACGAATTACAAGGAGAAATTCCTAATGGAGGGCCATTTATGAACTTACCGGTGCAATCATTTCTAGGAAATAAAGCACTTTGTGGGGAACCTAAATTCCAAGTCAATCGATGCAGAACTAAGAACCATTCAAAGAAAACCAAGATAACACTGGTTGCAATTGTATTAACATGTTTGGCACTTGGAATTGTTATTGTCATCCTAATTTGGTattggaaaagaaaaacaagattGTTGACTCACCAAGTGAATTTTCCAACTTTACCAATATGGCAAAGAATTTCTATTCATGAGCTTCAACAGGCAACAAATAAATTTGATGAGGTCAACTTGCTTGGTAGAGGGAGTTTTGGTTCGGTATATAGAGGGAATCTTTCAAATGGCTTATCCATTGCGGTTAAGGTTTTCAATTTGGAGTCAGAACGAGCATTCAAGAGTTTTGATGTGGAGTGTGAAGTACTGCGTGGGATTCGACAtagaaaccttgtgaaaatactCACTAGTTGTTGTACCACTGAATTTAAAGCGTTAGTCATGGAGTTCATGCCTAATTGGAGCCTGGAAAAGTGGTTGTGTTCTCATAACTACTTTTTAGACATTTTTCAGAGATTGAACATAATGATCGATGTTGCATCAGCAGTTGAGTATATTCATCATGGTTCTATAAATTCTATTGTTCATTGTGATTTGAAGCCCAGTAATATCCTTCTAGACGAGGATATGGTTGCTCATGTAACTGATTTTGGCATAGCAAAACTCATTGGAGAAGATCAATCTTTCATACAAACTATAACTCTTGCAACTGTTGGATACATGGCACCAG AGTTTGGATCTGAAGGACTTGTTTCAATAAAGGGTGATATATACAGTTTTGGTATTCTGTTGATAGAAACTTTCACAAGAAAAAGGCCTACACATGAGATGTTTAACGAACACATGAGTATGAGACAATGGGTTAACGAGTCGCTTCCTTCTAGAGTAGATCAAATTGTAGATCCCAATTTGATTAGAGTCGACGAACGTCACTACTTGGCTAAGATAGATTGCACATCTTTGATTATGAAGTTAGCCCTGAAGTGTTGTGCAGATGTACCTGATGAGAGGATTAGTAGCAAAGATATTCTAAGTGCTCTCAACAAGATCAAAGTTAAACTTCTCAATGATGTTCAATAg